One Bombus pyrosoma isolate SC7728 linkage group LG11, ASM1482585v1, whole genome shotgun sequence DNA segment encodes these proteins:
- the LOC122572841 gene encoding nuclear factor of activated T-cells 5 isoform X2, with translation MLLKGRLSEKKNRRHHGKNTKATAGNNAAGRSSAVTGSVHRSTVTSSSRAHSASRRISHQQRQQQQSQSQQQQQPKISLGSLRNSDEHGSRAGSAQDSCDSSNDSGLGFEDRQQHLTNANAWNGAGEEDSKRRKMDIKLESEDANFSFPEVTHTTNPDSKTANRGSSNGIGGLATISGNRTGNGATGRVVEVSRSRPALGVLAKRTQQGPVTLTSQLCTASTDGKVQLQIICQPEQQHRARYQTEGSRGAVKDRTGNGFPIVRLVGYDKPTTLQVFIGTDLGRVAPHMFYQACRVSGKNSTPCIERKIDGTIVIEVDMDPAKDMMVTCDCVGILKERNVDVEHRFPQEAGVLQGRSKKKSTRCRMVFRTRITHPDGSSETLQVCSQPIVCTQPPGIPEICKKSLTSCPCTGGLELFILGKNFLKDTRVVFQLDNDDLSSSLEPHWECAVLPDKEFLQQTHLVCVVPAYRRQDLAPSETVSVKLYAVSSGKTSEPHTFLYTAASTPPEPSVGKVESITSPLSTTNGDTALATSPAAVSLTTGVTSNTLITQAAAGTANFLTTIQPQQPTSQTPEALKSDPSPPPVTASSQVTPVMMWAAQSSNCQNSPPDVMMPPPALVANPLLNRRSSSNLQLILPDNLKTEVLDENSENSMISENSMQSIPTPTANSSNGTSPLQQLVGENSREAPQANMIRSVPVTANGSPVQEAVNLLGVVDLMRNPHPLSLVSTHQNTFGGMHETSQVKVLSPHHINKETNPMLPAEGSPNGSLQGGGVVDLRMKHHQSEFATLPNFTATSNGQLPAQSAHSVEKYLNHIESNVKEAEGQENGFVGTIQQRASIITTGRQPQQGQASNILASSPQGVKLDTLVNSGAESHQLVSPLRTVNPNSNTIMSHVSAVTDHETISSPQQNRSSPPNNVKTILEAFLPGQTVTPLPGNAATSVPSPASVVSEQANGDSLLTTINAALLPSMQEPSVAATGTSNSNVSVPSHNPLQVTNESMSTAAEHIPQIPGLIQQDVVAIQQVHQVEQVVAQAQQQVEQVVAQAQQQAVQAVQQAQQQVVQHVVQHAQVVQQAVQQVQAVQQVQVPAVQQAVQQATQEVVQQAVQQATQEVVQQVQAVQQAVQQAQAAQAMQQAVQQDIGSMLNQPAGFVAEASSALASGAAQEPSQQRLTNYAEQAINNVITNATQDIINNRPITTTTAHAIIATKNILNSVATQSAQLMNSAMEGILPKSPSGQNNIVEQVANKTPNSQNVNPPISNAANSANGTTVRKQEDGMLPQELTSMSEHDLLSYINPSCFDPQNGFLM, from the exons GTAACAATGCAGCTGGTCGATCATCAGCGGTGACAGGATCGGTTCATAGAAGCACCGTCACGTCGAGTAGCCGCGCGCATTCCGCTTCAAGAAGGATCAGCCACCAGCAACGCCAGCAACAGCAGTCGCAAtcgcagcaacagcaacagcctAAGATATCCTTAGGATCTTTACGAAACTCGGATGAGCACGGATCAAGAGCCGGCTCGGCACAGGACAGTTGCGATAGCTCCAACGATTCCGGCCTCGGCTTCGAGGACCGTCAACAACACCTTACGAACGCAAAC GCTTGGAACGGCGCCGGCGAGGAGGATTCAAAGAGGAGAAAGATGGACATTAAGCTGGAGTCCGAGGACGCGAACTTCTCCTTCCCGGAGGTTACACACACGACCAATCCTGACAGCAAGACGGCCAACAGAGGCTCGTCCAATGGAATAGGTGGATTAGCTACGATCTCAGGAAATAGGACAGGAAACGGAGCCACGGGGAGAGTGGTCGAAGTCTCGAGATCTCGTCCAGCCTTAGGTGTCCTTGCTAAGAGGACTCAGCAGGGTCCTGTTACCCTCACCTCTCAACTGT GTACTGCTTCTACAGATGGAAAGGTGCAATTGCAAATTATCTGTCAACCCGAGCAGCAGCACAGAGCTCGTTATCAGACGGAAGGTTCGAGAGGAGCAGTGAAGGATCGAACCGGAAATGGATTCCCAATTGTTCGTCTCGTTGGTTACGATAAACCAACTACCCTTCAAGTTTTCATCGGCACGGATCTTGGTCGTGTCGCTCCCCATATGTTTTACCAAGCTTGCCGTGTAAGCGGCAAAAATTCAACGCCATGCATCGAACGGAAAATCGACGGTACCATCGTGATCGAGGTGGACATGGATCCAGCGAAAGACATGATGGTCACGTGCGACTGCGTCGGTATTTTGAAAGAACGGAACGTCGACGTGGAGCACAGATTCCCTCAGGAAGCCGGAGTGCTTCAAGGACGTAGCAAGAAAAAATCAACTCGTTGTCGCATGGTTTTTCGTACTAGAATCACTCATCCCGATGGTAGTTCGGAAACTTTGCAAGTTTGTTCTCAACCGATAGTCTGCA CTCAACCACCGGGAATACCGGAGATCTGTAAGAAATCACTCACATCGTGTCCATGTACCGGAggattagaattatttatacttgGAAAGAATTTTCTGAAAGATACTCGCGTAGTATTTCAACTAGACAACGATGATCTATCGAGTAGTTTGGAGCCGCATTGGGAGTGCGCGGTTCTACCTGACAAGGAGTTTTTGCAACAAACGCACCTGGTTTGTGTGGTACCTGCATACAGGCGGCAAGATCTGGCACCGTCGGAAACAGTTAGCGTAAAATTGTACGCGGTATCGTCTGGAAAAACAAGCGAGCCTCATACTTTCCTTTATACCGCTGCATCTACGCCACCCGAACCATCTGTGGGCAAAGTCGAGTCTATAACTTCGCCTCTATCCACTACTAACGGTGATACTGCTTTAGCAACATCTCCTGCAGCAGTGTCTCTAACTACAGGTGTAACATCAAACA CTCTGATTACACAAGCAGCCGCAGGAACAGCGAATTTCTTAACGACTATACAGCCACAACAGCCAACATCTCAAACACCGGAAGCTCTTAAGAGCGATCCGAGTCCACCACCGGTGACGGCATCCTCTCAGGTAACACCCGTTATGATGTGGGCTGCACAAAGTTCAAATTGTCAAAATTCACCGCCTGACGTGATGATGCCGCCACCAGCTTTGGTAGCGAATCCGCTTTTAAATCGCAGATCATCTTCGAATCTTCAATTAATTCTGCCAGATAATTTGAAGACCGAGGTACTAGACGAGAATAGCGAAAACAGTATGATTAGCGAAAACAGCATGCAGAGCATACCGACGCCGACTGCGAACAGTTCGAATGGTACCAGCCCGTTGCAACAGCTCGTCGGCGAGAACTCGAGGGAAGCACCTCAGGCTAATATGATTAGGTCGGTTCCTGTGACGGCGAACGGTTCACCTGTGCAAGAGGCGGTCAATCTCCTCGGCGTGGTAGATCTAATGCGAAATCCACATCCATTGTCGTTGGTGTCGACACACCAGAACACCTTCGGAGGTATGCACGAAACATCTCAAGTCAAAGTTCTAAGTCCTCATCATATCAATAAAGAAACTAATCCGATGTTGCCGGCAGAAGGCAGTCCTAATGGAAGTCTTCAGGGCGGCGGTGTTGTTGATCTTCGCATGAAGCATCATCAGTCGGAGTTCGCTACACTACCAAATTTTACTGCCACATCAAACGGACAGCTACCTGCACAGAGTGCCCATAGCgtagaaaaatatctcaaCCATATCGAATCGAACGTCAAAGAGGCTGAGGGTCAAGAGAATGGATTCGTAGGTACCATACAACAACGAGCTTCCATTATTACTACAGGACGCCAGCCTCAGCAAGGACAAGCTTCCAATATTTTAGCTTCTTCCCCTCAAGGCGTCAAGTTAGATACTCTCGTTAACTCTGGCGCCGAATCTCATCAATTGGTGTCCCCTCTGCGTACCGTCAATCCCAATAGTAATACCATAATGAGTCATGTTTCCGCAGTTACTGATCACGAAACGATCTCGAGCCCCCAACAAAATAGAAGTAGTCCACCAAATAACGTCAAGACGATTCTCGAAGCTTTCCTGCCGGGTCAAACCGTGACACCTTTGCCGGGGAATGCCGCAACGTCCGTTCCATCGCCCGCATCAGTGGTGTCGGAGCAGGCTAATGGCGATAGTTTGCTCACTACTATCAACGCTGCTCTGTTACCGTCGATGCAGGAGCCGTCCGTGGCTGCGACCGGTACGTCGAATTCTAACGTTAGTGTACCATCTCATAATCCGTTACAAGTTACGAACGAGAGTATGTCGACAGCGGCGGAGCACATTCCGCAGATTCCGGGTCTTATACAACAAGATGTTGTAGCGATTCAACAAGTGCATCAAGTGGAACAGGTTGTCGCACAAGCGCAACAGCAAGTCGAACAGGTTGTCGCTCAGGCACAGCAGCAAGCGGTCCAAGCTGTGCAACAGGCGCAGCAGCAAGTTGTTCAACATGTGGTGCAGCATGCGCAAGTTGTCCAGCAGGCTGTACAACAGGTACAAGCGGTACAACAAGTTCAAGTACCGGCTGTTCAGCAGGCCGTCCAGCAAGCAACGCAGGAAGTAGTTCAACAAGCGGTGCAGCAAGCTACGCAGGAAGTTGTACAACAAGTTCAAGCTGTTCAGCAAGCGGTTCAGCAAGCGCAAGCGGCTCAAGCGATGCAACAGGCGGTGCAACAAGATATCGGTTCCATGTTGAATCAGCCGGCAGGTTTCGTTGCTGAAGCTAGTTCTGCTCTAGCGAGTGGAGCGGCCCAGGAACCATCTCAACAAAGGCTAACTAATTATGCCGAGCAAGcgattaataatgtaattactAACGCTACTCaagatattattaacaatcgACCTATTACTACGACAACCGCGCACGCCATTATTGCAACGAAGAACATATTAAACAGTGTGGCCACTCAAAGCGCGCAATTAATGAACAGTGCTATGGAGGGTATTTTGCCTAAATCACCTTCCGGCCAGAATAATATCGTTGAACAAGTGGCGAATAAAACACCCAACAGTCAAAATGTAAACCCACCTATATCAAATGCAGCTAATAGTGCAAACGGTACAACTGTTAGAAAGCAGGAAGATGGTATGTTGCCTCAAGAGCTTACCTCGATGTCAGAGCATGATCTGTTAAGCTACATAAATCCGAGCTGCTTCGATCCTCAAAACGGTTTTCTTATGTAG
- the LOC122572841 gene encoding nuclear factor of activated T-cells 5 isoform X6 — MTAFSAKEGNNAAGRSSAVTGSVHRSTVTSSSRAHSASRRISHQQRQQQQSQSQQQQQPKISLGSLRNSDEHGSRAGSAQDSCDSSNDSGLGFEDRQQHLTNANAWNGAGEEDSKRRKMDIKLESEDANFSFPEVTHTTNPDSKTANRGSSNGIGGLATISGNRTGNGATGRVVEVSRSRPALGVLAKRTQQGPVTLTSQLCTASTDGKVQLQIICQPEQQHRARYQTEGSRGAVKDRTGNGFPIVRLVGYDKPTTLQVFIGTDLGRVAPHMFYQACRVSGKNSTPCIERKIDGTIVIEVDMDPAKDMMVTCDCVGILKERNVDVEHRFPQEAGVLQGRSKKKSTRCRMVFRTRITHPDGSSETLQVCSQPIVCTQPPGIPEICKKSLTSCPCTGGLELFILGKNFLKDTRVVFQLDNDDLSSSLEPHWECAVLPDKEFLQQTHLVCVVPAYRRQDLAPSETVSVKLYAVSSGKTSEPHTFLYTAASTPPEPSVGKVESITSPLSTTNGDTALATSPAAVSLTTGVTSNTLITQAAAGTANFLTTIQPQQPTSQTPEALKSDPSPPPVTASSQVTPVMMWAAQSSNCQNSPPDVMMPPPALVANPLLNRRSSSNLQLILPDNLKTEVLDENSENSMISENSMQSIPTPTANSSNGTSPLQQLVGENSREAPQANMIRSVPVTANGSPVQEAVNLLGVVDLMRNPHPLSLVSTHQNTFGGMHETSQVKVLSPHHINKETNPMLPAEGSPNGSLQGGGVVDLRMKHHQSEFATLPNFTATSNGQLPAQSAHSVEKYLNHIESNVKEAEGQENGFVGTIQQRASIITTGRQPQQGQASNILASSPQGVKLDTLVNSGAESHQLVSPLRTVNPNSNTIMSHVSAVTDHETISSPQQNRSSPPNNVKTILEAFLPGQTVTPLPGNAATSVPSPASVVSEQANGDSLLTTINAALLPSMQEPSVAATGTSNSNVSVPSHNPLQVTNESMSTAAEHIPQIPGLIQQDVVAIQQVHQVEQVVAQAQQQVEQVVAQAQQQAVQAVQQAQQQVVQHVVQHAQVVQQAVQQVQAVQQVQVPAVQQAVQQATQEVVQQAVQQATQEVVQQVQAVQQAVQQAQAAQAMQQAVQQDIGSMLNQPAGFVAEASSALASGAAQEPSQQRLTNYAEQAINNVITNATQDIINNRPITTTTAHAIIATKNILNSVATQSAQLMNSAMEGILPKSPSGQNNIVEQVANKTPNSQNVNPPISNAANSANGTTVRKQEDGMLPQELTSMSEHDLLSYINPSCFDPQNGFLM, encoded by the exons GTAACAATGCAGCTGGTCGATCATCAGCGGTGACAGGATCGGTTCATAGAAGCACCGTCACGTCGAGTAGCCGCGCGCATTCCGCTTCAAGAAGGATCAGCCACCAGCAACGCCAGCAACAGCAGTCGCAAtcgcagcaacagcaacagcctAAGATATCCTTAGGATCTTTACGAAACTCGGATGAGCACGGATCAAGAGCCGGCTCGGCACAGGACAGTTGCGATAGCTCCAACGATTCCGGCCTCGGCTTCGAGGACCGTCAACAACACCTTACGAACGCAAAC GCTTGGAACGGCGCCGGCGAGGAGGATTCAAAGAGGAGAAAGATGGACATTAAGCTGGAGTCCGAGGACGCGAACTTCTCCTTCCCGGAGGTTACACACACGACCAATCCTGACAGCAAGACGGCCAACAGAGGCTCGTCCAATGGAATAGGTGGATTAGCTACGATCTCAGGAAATAGGACAGGAAACGGAGCCACGGGGAGAGTGGTCGAAGTCTCGAGATCTCGTCCAGCCTTAGGTGTCCTTGCTAAGAGGACTCAGCAGGGTCCTGTTACCCTCACCTCTCAACTGT GTACTGCTTCTACAGATGGAAAGGTGCAATTGCAAATTATCTGTCAACCCGAGCAGCAGCACAGAGCTCGTTATCAGACGGAAGGTTCGAGAGGAGCAGTGAAGGATCGAACCGGAAATGGATTCCCAATTGTTCGTCTCGTTGGTTACGATAAACCAACTACCCTTCAAGTTTTCATCGGCACGGATCTTGGTCGTGTCGCTCCCCATATGTTTTACCAAGCTTGCCGTGTAAGCGGCAAAAATTCAACGCCATGCATCGAACGGAAAATCGACGGTACCATCGTGATCGAGGTGGACATGGATCCAGCGAAAGACATGATGGTCACGTGCGACTGCGTCGGTATTTTGAAAGAACGGAACGTCGACGTGGAGCACAGATTCCCTCAGGAAGCCGGAGTGCTTCAAGGACGTAGCAAGAAAAAATCAACTCGTTGTCGCATGGTTTTTCGTACTAGAATCACTCATCCCGATGGTAGTTCGGAAACTTTGCAAGTTTGTTCTCAACCGATAGTCTGCA CTCAACCACCGGGAATACCGGAGATCTGTAAGAAATCACTCACATCGTGTCCATGTACCGGAggattagaattatttatacttgGAAAGAATTTTCTGAAAGATACTCGCGTAGTATTTCAACTAGACAACGATGATCTATCGAGTAGTTTGGAGCCGCATTGGGAGTGCGCGGTTCTACCTGACAAGGAGTTTTTGCAACAAACGCACCTGGTTTGTGTGGTACCTGCATACAGGCGGCAAGATCTGGCACCGTCGGAAACAGTTAGCGTAAAATTGTACGCGGTATCGTCTGGAAAAACAAGCGAGCCTCATACTTTCCTTTATACCGCTGCATCTACGCCACCCGAACCATCTGTGGGCAAAGTCGAGTCTATAACTTCGCCTCTATCCACTACTAACGGTGATACTGCTTTAGCAACATCTCCTGCAGCAGTGTCTCTAACTACAGGTGTAACATCAAACA CTCTGATTACACAAGCAGCCGCAGGAACAGCGAATTTCTTAACGACTATACAGCCACAACAGCCAACATCTCAAACACCGGAAGCTCTTAAGAGCGATCCGAGTCCACCACCGGTGACGGCATCCTCTCAGGTAACACCCGTTATGATGTGGGCTGCACAAAGTTCAAATTGTCAAAATTCACCGCCTGACGTGATGATGCCGCCACCAGCTTTGGTAGCGAATCCGCTTTTAAATCGCAGATCATCTTCGAATCTTCAATTAATTCTGCCAGATAATTTGAAGACCGAGGTACTAGACGAGAATAGCGAAAACAGTATGATTAGCGAAAACAGCATGCAGAGCATACCGACGCCGACTGCGAACAGTTCGAATGGTACCAGCCCGTTGCAACAGCTCGTCGGCGAGAACTCGAGGGAAGCACCTCAGGCTAATATGATTAGGTCGGTTCCTGTGACGGCGAACGGTTCACCTGTGCAAGAGGCGGTCAATCTCCTCGGCGTGGTAGATCTAATGCGAAATCCACATCCATTGTCGTTGGTGTCGACACACCAGAACACCTTCGGAGGTATGCACGAAACATCTCAAGTCAAAGTTCTAAGTCCTCATCATATCAATAAAGAAACTAATCCGATGTTGCCGGCAGAAGGCAGTCCTAATGGAAGTCTTCAGGGCGGCGGTGTTGTTGATCTTCGCATGAAGCATCATCAGTCGGAGTTCGCTACACTACCAAATTTTACTGCCACATCAAACGGACAGCTACCTGCACAGAGTGCCCATAGCgtagaaaaatatctcaaCCATATCGAATCGAACGTCAAAGAGGCTGAGGGTCAAGAGAATGGATTCGTAGGTACCATACAACAACGAGCTTCCATTATTACTACAGGACGCCAGCCTCAGCAAGGACAAGCTTCCAATATTTTAGCTTCTTCCCCTCAAGGCGTCAAGTTAGATACTCTCGTTAACTCTGGCGCCGAATCTCATCAATTGGTGTCCCCTCTGCGTACCGTCAATCCCAATAGTAATACCATAATGAGTCATGTTTCCGCAGTTACTGATCACGAAACGATCTCGAGCCCCCAACAAAATAGAAGTAGTCCACCAAATAACGTCAAGACGATTCTCGAAGCTTTCCTGCCGGGTCAAACCGTGACACCTTTGCCGGGGAATGCCGCAACGTCCGTTCCATCGCCCGCATCAGTGGTGTCGGAGCAGGCTAATGGCGATAGTTTGCTCACTACTATCAACGCTGCTCTGTTACCGTCGATGCAGGAGCCGTCCGTGGCTGCGACCGGTACGTCGAATTCTAACGTTAGTGTACCATCTCATAATCCGTTACAAGTTACGAACGAGAGTATGTCGACAGCGGCGGAGCACATTCCGCAGATTCCGGGTCTTATACAACAAGATGTTGTAGCGATTCAACAAGTGCATCAAGTGGAACAGGTTGTCGCACAAGCGCAACAGCAAGTCGAACAGGTTGTCGCTCAGGCACAGCAGCAAGCGGTCCAAGCTGTGCAACAGGCGCAGCAGCAAGTTGTTCAACATGTGGTGCAGCATGCGCAAGTTGTCCAGCAGGCTGTACAACAGGTACAAGCGGTACAACAAGTTCAAGTACCGGCTGTTCAGCAGGCCGTCCAGCAAGCAACGCAGGAAGTAGTTCAACAAGCGGTGCAGCAAGCTACGCAGGAAGTTGTACAACAAGTTCAAGCTGTTCAGCAAGCGGTTCAGCAAGCGCAAGCGGCTCAAGCGATGCAACAGGCGGTGCAACAAGATATCGGTTCCATGTTGAATCAGCCGGCAGGTTTCGTTGCTGAAGCTAGTTCTGCTCTAGCGAGTGGAGCGGCCCAGGAACCATCTCAACAAAGGCTAACTAATTATGCCGAGCAAGcgattaataatgtaattactAACGCTACTCaagatattattaacaatcgACCTATTACTACGACAACCGCGCACGCCATTATTGCAACGAAGAACATATTAAACAGTGTGGCCACTCAAAGCGCGCAATTAATGAACAGTGCTATGGAGGGTATTTTGCCTAAATCACCTTCCGGCCAGAATAATATCGTTGAACAAGTGGCGAATAAAACACCCAACAGTCAAAATGTAAACCCACCTATATCAAATGCAGCTAATAGTGCAAACGGTACAACTGTTAGAAAGCAGGAAGATGGTATGTTGCCTCAAGAGCTTACCTCGATGTCAGAGCATGATCTGTTAAGCTACATAAATCCGAGCTGCTTCGATCCTCAAAACGGTTTTCTTATGTAG